The proteins below are encoded in one region of Vannielia litorea:
- a CDS encoding DUF1491 family protein, giving the protein MTRLTSAFWVQAYLTRLRLADIPAYVVARGDETAGNILVKQSPLDGTARAFQRIMAMDGSRPWDVLAEGPEAEVDATLRDQRRFDPDIWVIEVEDRTGRHLLDEEGLD; this is encoded by the coding sequence TTGACCCGCCTGACCAGCGCGTTCTGGGTGCAGGCCTACCTCACCCGGCTGCGGCTGGCCGACATCCCCGCCTACGTCGTCGCCAGGGGTGACGAGACGGCTGGGAATATCCTTGTAAAGCAGAGCCCTCTCGACGGCACCGCCCGTGCCTTCCAGCGCATCATGGCGATGGACGGCTCGCGGCCCTGGGACGTGCTGGCCGAGGGGCCGGAGGCCGAGGTCGATGCCACCCTGCGCGACCAGCGCCGCTTCGACCCCGATATCTGGGTGATCGAGGTCGAAGACCGCACCGGGCGGCACCTGCTCGACGAGGAAGGGCTCGACTGA
- the era gene encoding GTPase Era, with amino-acid sequence MTTRAGFVALIGEPNAGKSTLTNRMVGAKVSIVTHKVQTTRARIRGVAIEGESQIVFVDTPGLFRPRRRLDRAMVAAAWGGAADADVVVLLVEAHRGLTEGVQAILDALKERSTEGQKVALAINKIDRVKSEVLLQLTARLNEAHDFAETFMISAEKGYGVDDLRKWLAGELPEGPWLYPEDQIADLPLRMIAAEMTREKLTLRLHQELPYQLTVETEAWENRKDGSAKIDQIVYVMRDGHKGIVLGNRGETIKAIGKAAREELEEFLGHKVHLFLQVKVRPNWLEESERYDEMGLDFKDGNA; translated from the coding sequence ATGACCACACGCGCCGGTTTCGTCGCCCTGATCGGTGAGCCCAACGCGGGCAAGTCGACGCTGACCAACCGCATGGTCGGCGCCAAGGTGAGCATCGTCACCCACAAGGTCCAGACCACCCGCGCCCGCATCCGCGGCGTGGCGATCGAGGGCGAGAGCCAGATCGTCTTCGTCGACACGCCGGGCCTCTTCCGGCCCCGGCGGCGGCTCGACCGGGCGATGGTGGCGGCGGCCTGGGGCGGCGCGGCCGATGCCGATGTCGTGGTTCTGCTGGTCGAGGCCCATCGCGGGCTGACCGAGGGCGTGCAGGCCATCCTCGACGCCCTGAAGGAGCGCAGCACCGAGGGCCAGAAGGTGGCATTGGCGATCAACAAGATCGACCGAGTCAAGTCCGAGGTGCTGCTCCAGCTGACCGCCAGGCTCAACGAAGCCCATGATTTTGCGGAGACGTTCATGATCTCCGCCGAGAAGGGCTATGGCGTCGATGACCTGCGCAAGTGGCTTGCGGGCGAGCTTCCAGAAGGTCCGTGGCTCTACCCCGAAGACCAGATCGCCGACCTGCCGCTGCGCATGATCGCCGCCGAGATGACCCGCGAAAAGCTCACGCTGAGGCTGCACCAGGAGCTGCCCTACCAGCTCACCGTCGAGACCGAGGCCTGGGAAAACCGCAAGGACGGCTCGGCCAAGATCGACCAGATCGTCTATGTCATGCGCGACGGCCACAAGGGCATCGTGCTGGGCAACCGCGGCGAGACGATCAAGGCCATCGGCAAGGCGGCCCGCGAGGAGCTGGAAGAGTTCCTCGGCCACAAGGTGCACCTCTTCCTGCAAGTGAAGGTGCGGCCCAACTGGCTCGAAGAGAGCGAGCGCTACGACGAGATGGGCCTTGATTTCAAGGACGGCAACGCTTGA
- a CDS encoding endonuclease/exonuclease/phosphatase family protein has translation MHLTCLNAWGGRMHAELSAWLAQDDADILCVQEVVHVPDAPAPWLDYRDDGRNLPQRADMLADLAKALPTHDITFCPAARGPLWQGATQVWSQWGLATLIRRGLPVTHQAQGFVHGSFGADGFGPHPRSRTGHALRLWRPEGAVVVAHMHGLRDPEAGKADTPERAAQAARFAALVEAVRQPGDEVILCGDFNVLPGSETLQILSRLAPRELVTEGGHPGTRNSLYLKPERHADYMMVSAGLAVAQFDVIHDPEVSDHCPLVLTLA, from the coding sequence ATGCACCTCACCTGCCTCAACGCCTGGGGCGGCCGGATGCACGCCGAACTCTCCGCATGGCTCGCGCAAGACGACGCGGATATCCTTTGTGTTCAAGAGGTTGTCCACGTTCCCGACGCGCCCGCCCCTTGGCTCGACTACCGCGACGATGGCCGCAACCTGCCCCAGCGGGCCGACATGCTGGCCGATCTTGCCAAGGCCCTGCCGACCCACGACATCACCTTCTGCCCCGCCGCCCGTGGCCCGCTCTGGCAGGGGGCCACGCAGGTCTGGAGCCAATGGGGCCTCGCCACGCTCATCCGCCGCGGCCTCCCGGTGACCCATCAGGCGCAGGGCTTTGTCCACGGGAGCTTCGGGGCCGATGGCTTCGGCCCCCACCCGCGCTCCCGCACCGGCCACGCGCTCCGCCTCTGGCGCCCCGAGGGCGCGGTGGTCGTCGCCCATATGCACGGCTTGCGCGACCCCGAGGCGGGCAAGGCCGACACGCCCGAACGCGCCGCCCAGGCCGCCCGTTTCGCCGCACTCGTGGAGGCCGTCCGGCAACCCGGCGACGAGGTGATACTCTGCGGCGATTTCAACGTCTTGCCTGGCAGCGAAACCCTGCAAATCCTCTCCCGCCTCGCTCCCCGCGAGCTGGTCACCGAGGGCGGCCATCCCGGCACCCGCAACAGCCTCTACCTCAAGCCCGAGCGCCACGCCGATTACATGATGGTGAGCGCAGGCCTCGCCGTGGCGCAGTTCGACGTCATCCACGATCCCGAGGTCTCCGACCACTGCCCGCTTGTGCTGACCCTCGCCTGA
- the rnc gene encoding ribonuclease III produces the protein MKLSADVQAFSTRLGHAFGNPELLLRALTHPSFSTAGQASNQRLEFLGDRVLGLVVAESLMEADPDAAEGQLSPRFHVLVNKETCAEVAREIGLGDVLKLGRSEMQSGGRRKEALLGDAMEAVIAAVYRDAGFDAARAVVRRHWLGRVKAVEADAKDAKTALQEWAQARGLPPPLYELRKQEGDGHEFIFHMAAVLANGKEATGKARRKKLAEHEAARALLARLEG, from the coding sequence ATGAAGCTCTCGGCGGATGTTCAGGCCTTCTCCACGCGACTGGGGCACGCCTTCGGCAATCCGGAGCTTCTCCTGCGCGCGCTGACCCACCCGTCGTTCTCGACCGCGGGGCAGGCCAGCAACCAGCGGCTGGAGTTCCTGGGCGACAGGGTTCTTGGCCTCGTCGTCGCCGAATCGCTGATGGAGGCGGATCCTGACGCAGCCGAGGGCCAGCTTTCGCCCCGGTTTCACGTGCTGGTCAACAAGGAGACCTGCGCCGAGGTCGCCCGCGAGATCGGGCTGGGCGATGTGCTCAAGCTCGGGCGCAGCGAGATGCAATCGGGCGGGCGCCGCAAGGAGGCGCTGCTGGGCGATGCGATGGAGGCGGTCATTGCCGCCGTCTACCGCGACGCCGGCTTCGACGCCGCGCGCGCCGTGGTGCGCCGGCACTGGCTGGGCCGGGTGAAGGCCGTGGAGGCCGACGCGAAGGATGCCAAGACCGCCCTGCAGGAGTGGGCGCAGGCGCGCGGGCTGCCGCCGCCCCTCTATGAGCTGCGCAAGCAGGAGGGAGATGGCCACGAGTTCATCTTCCACATGGCCGCCGTGCTGGCCAATGGCAAGGAGGCCACGGGCAAGGCCCGCCGCAAGAAGCTCGCCGAGCACGAGGCCGCCCGCGCCCTGCTGGCCCGGCTCGAGGGCTGA
- the lepB gene encoding signal peptidase I, producing MRRVFYWLFIGLGAALVFGLPALALALRLIWAPSYIPAGSMKPTLLVGDYFFVNERLPRPIERGDVVVFRHPVSGADFVKRVVALGGDTIAMRGGVPVLNGEPLTQEPLGDFEELMAPQGPHGSLPRCANGQPGPGQPCLKSLLREHLPGGRSYRVLNAQTNGPLDDTAEFTVPPRHIFVMGDNRDNSLDSRVPQSAGGIGMVPLANIRGQADRVLFSAAGSWLYDFRNWRSDRYGKVIE from the coding sequence TTGCGGCGGGTTTTCTACTGGCTTTTCATCGGCCTGGGCGCAGCCCTCGTCTTTGGCCTCCCCGCCCTCGCCCTTGCCCTGCGCCTGATCTGGGCGCCCTCCTACATCCCGGCCGGCTCGATGAAGCCGACACTGCTGGTGGGCGATTACTTCTTCGTCAACGAGCGGCTGCCACGCCCGATCGAGCGCGGCGACGTGGTGGTGTTCCGTCATCCCGTGAGCGGTGCCGATTTCGTCAAGCGGGTCGTCGCTCTGGGGGGCGACACCATCGCCATGCGGGGTGGTGTGCCTGTCCTCAACGGCGAGCCTCTCACCCAGGAGCCTCTCGGCGATTTCGAAGAGCTCATGGCGCCCCAGGGGCCGCACGGCAGCCTGCCTCGCTGCGCCAATGGCCAGCCCGGGCCCGGCCAGCCCTGCCTCAAATCCCTGCTGCGCGAGCATCTTCCGGGCGGGCGCAGCTACCGCGTCCTGAACGCGCAAACCAACGGGCCGCTCGACGACACGGCCGAGTTCACCGTGCCGCCCCGCCACATCTTCGTGATGGGCGACAACCGCGACAACAGCCTCGACAGCCGGGTGCCGCAATCGGCCGGCGGTATCGGCATGGTGCCCCTCGCCAACATCCGCGGCCAGGCCGACAGGGTGCTCTTTTCCGCCGCCGGGTCGTGGCTTTATGATTTTCGTAACTGGCGCAGTGATAGATACGGGAAAGTGATCGAATGA
- the lepB gene encoding signal peptidase I — protein sequence MAEKTKAGDSLMETIKTIFWALIIAGVFRTLFFQPFWIPTGSMKDTLLIGDFLFVNKMAYGYSRHSCPFSACPISGRIWAGEPERGDVVVFRHPVTGADFVKRLIGMPGDTIQVTNGQLTVNGTPYPQQDAGLFTEIKEPQGSQGTEPACSNAPVEQGGICEKQRLIETDLSGRSYATLNVSDFPNRHQDSTNVYNVPEGHYFFMGDNRDNSQDSRVSQQLMGVGYVPYENLIGRVDRVMFSSAGRSLFYFWTWRSDRFFKKVE from the coding sequence ATGGCCGAAAAAACCAAAGCCGGCGACAGCTTGATGGAAACGATCAAGACCATCTTCTGGGCCCTGATCATCGCCGGCGTCTTCCGCACCCTGTTCTTCCAGCCGTTCTGGATCCCCACCGGCTCGATGAAGGACACGCTGCTGATCGGCGACTTCCTCTTCGTCAACAAGATGGCCTACGGCTACTCCCGCCATTCCTGCCCCTTCTCCGCCTGCCCGATCTCGGGCCGGATCTGGGCCGGCGAGCCCGAGCGGGGCGATGTGGTGGTCTTCCGCCATCCGGTCACCGGGGCCGATTTCGTCAAGCGTCTCATAGGGATGCCGGGCGACACCATCCAGGTCACCAACGGCCAGCTCACCGTCAACGGCACCCCCTACCCCCAGCAGGACGCCGGGCTCTTCACCGAGATCAAGGAGCCGCAGGGCAGTCAGGGCACCGAGCCCGCCTGCTCCAACGCGCCCGTCGAACAGGGCGGCATCTGCGAAAAGCAGCGCCTCATCGAAACCGACCTCTCGGGCCGCAGCTACGCCACGCTGAATGTCAGCGACTTCCCGAACCGGCACCAGGACAGCACCAACGTCTACAACGTGCCCGAGGGCCATTACTTCTTCATGGGCGACAACCGCGACAACAGCCAGGACAGCCGCGTGTCGCAGCAGCTGATGGGTGTGGGCTACGTGCCCTACGAAAACCTCATCGGCCGCGTCGACCGGGTCATGTTCTCCTCTGCCGGGCGCTCGCTTTTCTACTTCTGGACATGGCGGAGCGACCGTTTTTTCAAGAAGGTCGAGTGA
- the acpS gene encoding holo-ACP synthase → MILGIGTDLCNIERIAGTLERFGDRFRNRVFTELEQRKAERRADTPGTYAKRWAAKEACSKALGTGLRMGIAWKDMSVRNLHSGQPVMEVTGWAAERLASMTPPGHEAVIHVTLTDDHPWAQAFVVIEALPLRAVR, encoded by the coding sequence ATGATCCTCGGCATCGGCACCGACCTGTGCAACATCGAGCGGATCGCCGGCACGCTCGAGCGCTTCGGCGACAGGTTTCGCAACCGGGTGTTCACCGAGCTGGAGCAGCGCAAGGCCGAGCGCCGCGCCGACACGCCCGGCACCTACGCCAAGCGCTGGGCCGCCAAGGAGGCCTGCTCCAAGGCGCTGGGCACCGGGTTGCGCATGGGCATCGCCTGGAAGGACATGTCGGTGCGCAACCTGCACAGCGGGCAGCCGGTGATGGAGGTGACCGGATGGGCCGCCGAGCGCCTGGCGTCGATGACCCCCCCGGGCCACGAGGCGGTGATCCACGTGACGCTGACCGACGACCACCCCTGGGCGCAGGCCTTCGTGGTGATCGAGGCCCTGCCCCTGCGCGCGGTCCGCTAA